From Arachis stenosperma cultivar V10309 chromosome 2, arast.V10309.gnm1.PFL2, whole genome shotgun sequence, one genomic window encodes:
- the LOC130960749 gene encoding ycf20-like protein isoform X2, whose protein sequence is MASHNYMASAKSVSLYCISSGVSQSAIAALFCKINFGQKQFSTCCFGFTQPCLIDKFRRMTLSVRSSLNDSGFSPSTSNGTNGRTRIIRVIQEFQTTLGSKIQEVKKNLPMKLLSFLVGFYCATAFATVIGQTGDWDILSAGLAVVVVEGIGALMYGTSLPFVSKGI, encoded by the exons ATGGCATCACACAATTACATGGCAAGCGCCAAATCTGTATCTCTTTATTGTATAAGTTCAGGAGTTTCTCAATCTGCCATTGCTGCACTCTTTTGTAAAATCAATTTCGGCCAGAAGCAATTCTCTACTTGCTGTTTCGGTTTCACTCAACCTTGTTTGATTGACAAGTTCAG GAGGATGACATTGTCTGTTAGAAGCAGCTTAAACGACAGTGGTTTTAGTCCTTCCACTTCTAACGGTACCAATGGAAGAACACGCATAATCCGAGTGATTCAAGAGTTTCAGACCACGTTAGGTTCGAAGATTCAGGAAGTAAAGAAAAATCTTCCGATGAAACTTCTTTCCTTCCTGGTTGGTTTTTATTGCGCTACTGCATTTGCCACTGTTATCGGACAAACAGGTGACTGGGATATTCTATCTGCTGGCTTAGCCGTGGTTGTTGTGGAAGGCATCGGCGCTCTCATGTATGGAACTTCTCTTCCATTTGTTAGCAAAG GAATCTGA
- the LOC130963424 gene encoding uncharacterized protein LOC130963424: MKGVYDDWAKAAPFTHQPRTIHKGGFLTIEEAKESLREYEVLHPEQILKRADKAPAQAQRTPVQVRTGILKNIPTKAEINDKKKVCRSNCRETLNLILNWSLDKRAILGYYPINKEQLTKLVIFPEASPSDTYQFFQYGLIDTILIFDNLNIIKEFPAGFIDAVKKFKNMIDTREPRDISLKFTSSQPIFNEEGECLIPAFQVVFMSVFPGDFQPIEQVQDLSIYSNEGRLASTLARVFERAQKINKESRTRINYKSRNTLIVSSKKNQIESREMRLLVDFESAFYNFSGLLEKLPDGIRRNLCRLLKDKEDHRCQLCASEMSEESNNAKDPTHMGKEVDETSESSINIIVE; this comes from the coding sequence ATGAAAGGAGTCTATGATGATTGGGCCAAAGCAGCCCCATTTACTCACCAACCCAGAACTATTCACAAAGGAGGATTCTTGACAAtagaagaagcaaaagaatccCTCAGAGAATATGAAGTGCTCCACCCAGAGCAAATTCTAAAAAGAGCTGACAAAGCTCCAGCCCAAGCCCAAAGGACTCCAGTCCAAGTTCGAACAGgaatactaaaaaatattcCCACAAAGGCCgaaataaatgacaagaaaaaggTCTGCAGATCAAACTGTAGAGAAACCCTTAACCTGATTCTAAACTGGTCTCTAGACAAAAGAGCAATATTGGGATATTATCCCATTaacaaagaacagctaacaaagctggtaaTCTTCCCAGAGGCTTCACCCTCTGATACATATCAGTTTTTCCAATACGGATTAATCGATACAATCTTAATTTTTgacaatttaaatattattaaagaatTTCCTGCAGGTTTTATAGATGCAGtgaaaaagtttaaaaatatgATCGATACAAGAGAACccagggatatatccctaaaatttacaagTAGTCAGCCAATTttcaatgaagaaggagaatgtCTGATCCCAGCATTTCAAGTAGTTTTTATGTCAGTCTTCCCAGGAGACTTTCAACCAATAGAACAAGTTCAAGATCTATCAATTTATAGCAACGAAGGAAGATTGGCCAGCACATTAGCAAGGGTTTTCGAAAGAgcccaaaaaataaacaaagaatCCAGAACAAGAATAAACTACAAAAGCAGGAACACTCTAATTGTTTCTAGTAAGAaaaaccaaattgaatcaagagAAATGAGACTCCTAGTAGATTTTGAATCAGCATTTTACAACTTTTCTGGATTATTGGAAAAGCTTCCTGACGGGATAAGGAGGAATCTATGCCGTTTACTAAAGGACAAAGAAGACCATAGGTGCCAGCTGTGCGCCTCAGAAATGTCCGAAGAAAGTAATAATGCCAAAGACCCCACCCAcatgggaaaagaagtggatgAGACATCTGAGTCATCTATCAACATTATTGTGGAATGA
- the LOC130960749 gene encoding uncharacterized protein ycf20 isoform X1, which translates to MASHNYMASAKSVSLYCISSGVSQSAIAALFCKINFGQKQFSTCCFGFTQPCLIDKFRRMTLSVRSSLNDSGFSPSTSNGTNGRTRIIRVIQEFQTTLGSKIQEVKKNLPMKLLSFLVGFYCATAFATVIGQTGDWDILSAGLAVVVVEGIGALMYGTSLPFVSKGRSLISIFNYWKAGLTLGLFLDSFKY; encoded by the exons ATGGCATCACACAATTACATGGCAAGCGCCAAATCTGTATCTCTTTATTGTATAAGTTCAGGAGTTTCTCAATCTGCCATTGCTGCACTCTTTTGTAAAATCAATTTCGGCCAGAAGCAATTCTCTACTTGCTGTTTCGGTTTCACTCAACCTTGTTTGATTGACAAGTTCAG GAGGATGACATTGTCTGTTAGAAGCAGCTTAAACGACAGTGGTTTTAGTCCTTCCACTTCTAACGGTACCAATGGAAGAACACGCATAATCCGAGTGATTCAAGAGTTTCAGACCACGTTAGGTTCGAAGATTCAGGAAGTAAAGAAAAATCTTCCGATGAAACTTCTTTCCTTCCTGGTTGGTTTTTATTGCGCTACTGCATTTGCCACTGTTATCGGACAAACAGGTGACTGGGATATTCTATCTGCTGGCTTAGCCGTGGTTGTTGTGGAAGGCATCGGCGCTCTCATGTATGGAACTTCTCTTCCATTTGTTAGCAAAGGTAGGAGCCTAATATCAATATTCAATTATTGGAAAGCTGGCCTAACATTGGGACTCTTCTTGGATTCAtttaaatattga
- the LOC130960671 gene encoding uncharacterized protein LOC130960671, producing the protein MALSASRAMSKGVVITVPVLVLSALVAAVFLFFLFSSLSSCSCPSTSGPPVNPIANAVSVGGTVSDSGSGGFTLSTRKDDVEWVKNQIIANGLHMHDNVLRKGINPRTRAQQLEDLRQFKGISHYEGDGSDNHTALPCPGELLVEEHHSNYGEPWAGGRDVFEFLAQASQLRPDSQVLEIGCGTLRVGLHFIRYLNPEHFHCLERDELSLMAAFRYELPAQGLLHKRPLIVKGEDMDFSKFDSATVYDLIYASAVFLHMPDKLVWIGLERLASKLRPYDGRIFVSHNIKFCSRLGGEECTKRLTSLGLEYLGKHTHDSLLFNHYEIWFEFRRSKA; encoded by the exons ATGGCGCTCTCGGCTTCGAGGGCAATGTCAAAAGGTGTAGTGATAACAGTGCCTGTGTTGGTTCTTTCTGCTTTGGTGGCTGCTGTatttttgttcttcttgtttTCCTCTCTGTCCTCTTGCTCCTGTCCTTCAACTTCAGGCCCGCCTGTAAACCCCATCGCCAACGCCGTGAGTGTTGGTGGCACTGTGTCTGATTCTGGCAGTGGTGGCTTTACTCTGTCAACAAGGAAGGATGATGTTGAGTGGGTGAAAAATCAAATCATAGCAAACGGGCTTCATATGCATGACAATGTGCTTCGCAAGGGTATTAACCCTCGGACTAGGGCTCAGCAACTTGAGGATCTTAGACA ATTTAAGGGTATATCACACTATGAGGGGGATGGATCAGATAATCACACTGCCCTTCCGTGCCCTGGGGAACTCCTTGTTGAAGAACACCATAGCAACTATGGCGAGCCTTGGGCAGGTGGAAGAGACGTTTTTGAGTTTCTTGCTCAAGCTAGTCAACTCCGACCCGACTCACAGGTCTTGGAGATAGGTTGTGGTACGCTCCGTGTTGGTTTACATTTCATCCGATATTTAAATCCTGAACACTTTCATTGTCTCGAAAGGGATGAGCTCTCTTTGATGGCTGCATTTAGATATGAGCTTCCTGCCCAAGGCCTCTTACACAAACGACCTTTGATAGTTAAGGGGGAGGACATGGATTTCAGTAAGTTCGATTCTGCCACAGTGTATGATTTGATTTATGCTAGTGCTGTGTTTCTTCATATGCCTGATAAGCTCGtgtggattggattggaaagaTTAGCATCTAAGTTGAGACCTTATGATGGACGAATCTTCGTATCACACAATATTAAGTTCTGTTCGCGATTGGGTGGAGAGGAATGCACAAAGAGgctcacaagcttggggcttgAGTATCTTGGGAAGCATACGCACGATAGTTTGCTATTCAATCACTATGAGATATGGTTTGAATTTAGACGGTCAAAGGCTTAA
- the LOC130960815 gene encoding uncharacterized protein LOC130960815 — protein MSLLLRNPLPPSLFHFIPSINNPSSFQSQAMASFSSSSSPSTPSTEQQKQQQNQNLDQNKLSHVLKYHNQTKHHFNRYARGPHGLDWANQPNPFRRYLSSPLLPLLHFPTDDNNADDDANAPLYNSLFHSLPSPQPISKTTISKFLYDSLALSAWKTTGFSTWSLRVNPSSGNLHPTEAYVIAPNSIESLFDTPCVCHYAPKEHALEVRAKIPPGFFKKFFPLNSFLVGLSSIFWREAWKYGERAFRYCNHDVGHAVGAVAMAAAGLGWDVKILDGLGCEELKYLMGLHVFPEFEVPSRAVTGKFPEIEFEHPDCVMLIYPSGTQGFDLDYKELSNAILESFPELEWKGKPNSLSKEHVCWDIIYRTSEIVKKPLTSGDRFFVDPFQSSGSYSEGSYKGYSVRQVVRKRRSAVDMDGVTGIQRDTFYQMMSHCLPSGCQPGGKQRRQLALPYRALPWDAEVHAALFVHRVVDLPQGLYFLVRNEDHLGELKKAMRPDFVWAKPEGCPNELPLYELLRFDCQRLAKQLSCHQEIASDGCFSLGMLARLEPTLREKNVWMYPRLFWETGVLGQVLYLEAHAVGISATGIGCFFDDPVHQLLGFEGSTYQSLYHFTVGGPVLDKRIMSLPAYPGPNVDA, from the exons ATGTCACTCCTCCTTCGGAACCCACTTCCGCCATCACTGTTCCATTTCATTCCCTCCATTAACAACCCTTCTTCATTCCAATCACAAGCTATGGCTTCATTCTCTTCGTCTTCTTCACCTTCTACGCCTTCCACTGaacaacaaaaacaacaacaaaatcaaaACCTCGACCAAAACAAACTCTCTCACGTGCTCAAATACCACAACCAAACCAAGCACCACTTCAACCGCTACGCCAGGGGCCCACATGGGCTTGATTGGGCCAACCAGCCCAACCCATTTCGCAGGTACCTCTCTTCCCCTCTCCTCCCCCTCCTCCATTTCCCCACTGATGATAACAATGCTGATGATGATGCAAATGCACCCCTTTACAATTCACTCTTCCATTCTCTCCCTTCTCCACAACCCATTTCCAAAACCACCATCTCAAAGTTCCTCTATGATTCTCTTGCTCTCTCGGCATGGAAAACCACGGGCTTTTCAACTTGGTCCTTAAGGGTTAATCCGAGTAGTGGGAATCTTCACCCAACTGAGGCTTATGTTATTGCACCTAACTCCATTGAATCACTTTTTGACACACCATGTGTTTGTCATTATGCCCCAAAGGAACATGCTTTGGAGGTAAGGGCCAAAATCCCACCTGggtttttcaaaaagttctttCCTTTGAACTCTTTCCTTGTTGGGTTGTCTTCGATTTTCTGGCGTGAGGCTTGGAAGTACGGGGAGCGTGCTTTCAGGTACTGTAATCATGATGTTGGACATGCTGTTGGTGCTGTTGCTATGGCTGCTGCTGGTCTTGGTTGGGATGTGAAGATTCTTGATGGTTTAGGGTGTGAGGAATTGAAGTACCTTATGGGGCTCCATGTCTTTCCTGAGTTTGAGGTTCCATCACGTGCTGTTACAGGGAAGTTCCCTGAGATTGAGTTTGAGCACCCTGATTGTGTTATGCTTATTTATCCAAGTGGGACTCAAGGTTTTGATTTGGATTACAAGGAGTTGAGTAATGCTATATTGGAGTCTTTTCCTGAATTGGAATGGAAAGGGAAGCCGAATTCCCTTAGCAAGGAGCATGTGTGCTGGGATATTATATATAGAACTTCTGAGATTGTGAAGAAGCCTTTGACTTCAGGGGATAGGTTCTTTGTTGATCCATTTCAGAGTAGTGGCAGTTATAGTGAGGGTTCTTACAAGGGATATAGTGTGAGGCAAGTGGTTAGGAAGCGAAGGAGCGCTGTTGATATGGATGgagttacaggaattcagaggGATACATTTTATCAGATGATGTCACATTGCCTTCCTTCAGGTTGCCAACCTGGAGGAAAGCAAAGGAGGCAGCTCGCGCTGCCATATCGGGCACTTCCATGGGATGCCGAGGTGCATGCTGCTTTGTTTGTTCATAGAGTAGTGGATTTGCCTCAGGGCTTGTATTTCCTGGTGAGGAATGAGGATCATTTGGGCGAGTTGAAGAAAGCTATGCGTCCCGATTTTGTCTGGGCCAAACCAGAGGGCTGTCCCAATGAGCTTCCTCTGTATGAACTCCTGAGATTTGATTGTCAGCGGCTTGCCAAGCAGCTCTCGTGCCATCAG GAGATTGCAAGTGATGGTTGCTTCAGCCTTGGTATGTTGGCTCGGTTAGAGCCTACATTGCGTGAGAAGAATGTATGGATGTATCCTCGTTTATTTTGGGAGACTGGAGTCCTTGGACAGGTATTGTACCTTGAAGCACATGCTGTTGGAATCTCAGCAACTGGAATTGGTTGTTTCTTTGATGACCCTG TACATCAGTTGCTTGGGTTTGAAGGGTCAACTTACCAAAGCCTCTATCATTTTACTGTTGGAGGTCCCGTCTTAGATAAGCGCATAATGAGTCTACCAGCATATCCAGGCCCCAATGTTGATGCTTGA